In Pyrus communis chromosome 1, drPyrComm1.1, whole genome shotgun sequence, the following are encoded in one genomic region:
- the LOC137713280 gene encoding filament-like plant protein 4, whose protein sequence is MDRRSWPWKKKASDKAAAEKAAAAADSFASQALAELDKYKKPNYVQISVEQYSHLTGLEDQVKNYEGQVKTYEDQVQTLEDEIKDLNDKLSAADTEMTTKESLVKQHAKVAEEAVSGWEKAEAEALALKNHLESVTLLKLTAEDRASHLDGALKECMRQIRNMKEEHEEKIQDVVFTKNKQCDKIKHELEAKIANLDQELLRSAAENAAISRSLQERSNMLFKISEEKSQAEAEIEHFKGNIESCEREINSLKYELHIATKELEIRNEEKNMSMRSAEAANKQHVEGVKKVAKLEAECQRLRGLVRKKLPGPAALAQMKLEVESLGRDYGETRLKKSPVKPSSPHMSPHMSPVTEFSLDNAQKFQKENEFLTERLLAMEEETKMLKEALAKRNSELLDSRSMCAQTASKLQTLEAQLQIHNLQKSSPKSVVQITSGVSSSQNASNPPSLTSLSEDGNDDTRSCAESSGTTLEKNNAKSNKSESQKDLNLMDDFLEMEKLACLPNDSNGAVSVADGPNRKTSERESDGALGDVTADKDIPSEQQHELPGSHPESDESQLPLVKLRSRISMLLEFSSKETDFGKVIEDIKHVVQEAQENLYPHTVNCVSEEVDSSDALCDRQANPDDSGLTTEKEITLSQPATETIKIISEDLASAISLIHDFVLLLGKEVMEVHDTVPDGNGFNQKIEGFSGTFSKVIHGNLSLGEFVLGLSHVLSNATELKFNVLGFKGVESETNSPDCIDKVALPENKVVEKDSSQRFQNDCVHISNHSNPEVPDDGNLVSGYEPNAAPCKISLEEFEQMKSEKDNLATDLARCSETLEMTKSQLQETEQLLAEAKSQFASAKNSNSLAETQLKCMAESYRSLESRAQELETELNLLRVRTDTLESELQEEKSNHQDALARCMELQDQLKSIERLEAETEFKTKQDRELADAAEKLVECQETIYLLGKQLKALHPQTEVMGSPYSERSQRFTEDEPTSSSKNLQDSEKGETEGTSSANVNRAGSESPINLYNSACPSDAEAGIHLKSPVSSKSPKHRSSKSTSSSTSSTPTPEKHQRGFSRFFSSKGKNGY, encoded by the exons ATGGACCGACGGAGTTGGCCGTGGAAGAAAAAGGCGTCGGACAAGGCGGCAGCGGAGAAAGCCGCCGCTGCAGCGGACTCGTTTGCTAGCCAGGCACTGGCTGAGCTT GACAAGTACAAAAAACCAAATTACGTGCAAATTTCAGTCGAGCAATATTCGCATCTGACTGGTTTGGAGGATCAAGTGAAGAATTACGAGGGTCAAGTGAAGACATATGAGGATCAAGTCCAGACATTGGAGGATGAAATTAAGGATTTGAATGATAAGCTCTCTGCGGCCGATACAGAGATGACTACTAAAGAGAGCTTGGTTAAACAGCATGCTAAAGTTGCCGAAGAAGCTGTCTCAG GATGGGAAAAGGCTGAAGCAGAGGCTCTGGCATTAAAAAATCATCTAGAATCTGTGACTCTTTTGAAGCTCACAGCTGAAGATCGGGCCTCACATTTGGATGGTGCTCTTAAAGAGTGCATGCGGCAGATACGAAATATGAAGGAAGAACATGAGGAGAAGATACAAGACGTtgttttcaccaaaaacaagCAATGTGACAAAATTAAGCATGAGCTTGAAGCAAAGATAGCTAATTTGGATCAAGAACTCCTAAGGTCTGCTGCTGAAAATGCTGCTATTTCCAGGTCTTTACAAGAGCGTTCAAATATGCTATTCAAGATAAGCGAAGAGAAGTCACAAGCTGAGGCGGAAATTGAGCATTTTAAGGGCAACATTGAGTCTTgtgaaagggaaataaattctCTGAAGTATGAACTGCATATAGCCACCAAGGAGCTAGAAATTCGGAATGAAGAAAAGAACATGAGTATGAGGTCTGCTGAAGCAGCCAACAAGCAGCACGTGGAAGGCGTTAAAAAAGTCGCTAAGCTTGAAGCAGAGTGTCAAAGATTACGCGGTCTTGTGCGGAAAAAGTTACCTGGTCCTGCTGCACTTGCGCAAATGAAGCTAGAGGTTGAGAGTTTAGGCCGAGATTATGGAGAAACTCGACTAAAGAAGTCTCCTGTTAAGCCTTCCAGTCCACACATGTCCCCACACATGTCCCCAGTGACTGAGTTTTCTCTTGATAATGCTCAGAAGTTTCAAAAGGAGAATGAATTTCTGACAGAACGTTTATTAGCTATGGAAGAAGAAACAAAGATGCTGAAAGAAGCTTTGGCAAAGCGTAACAGTGAATTGCTGGATTCAAGGAGTATGTGTGCTCAGACAGCCAGCAAACTTCAAACATTAGAAGCACAACTTCAAATCCACAATCTGCAGAAAAGCTCGCCAAAATCTGTTGTCCAGATCACCTCTGGAGTTTCATCAAGCCAGAATGCAAGCAATCCACCAAGCTTGACCTCCCTGTCCGAAGATGGTAATGATGATACCAGAAGCTGTGCTGAGTCTTCGGGCACAACATTGGAAAAGAACAATGCAAAGTCAAACAAATCTGAAAGTCAAAAGGATTTGAATCTTATGGATGACTTTCTGGAGATGGAGAAGTTGGCTTGTTTGCCAAATGACTCAAATGGAGCCGTCTCTGTTGCAGATGGTCCAAATAGGAAGACATCCGAAAGAGAGAGTGATGGTGCTTTAGGAGATGTCACTGCTGACAAAGATATCCCGTCTGAACAGCAGCATGAATTGCCAGGATCCCATCCCGAATCTGATGAAAGCCAGCTGCCACTGGTGAAGCTCCGATCAAGAATCTCAATGCTCTTGGAGTTCTCATCTAAGGAAACTGATTTTGGGAAAGTTATTGAGGATATCAAACACGTAGTCCAGGAAGCACAGGAGAATCTATACCCGCACACTGTAAACTGTGTTTCCGAGGAAGTTGACAGCTCTGATGCCCTATGTGACCGGCAGGCAAATCCTGATGATTCTGGTTTAACCACAGAAAAGGAAATCACTTTGTCCCAGCCAGCCACAGAGACCATCAAAATAATTAGCGAAGATCTGGCATCTGCCATTTCTTTGATCCATGACTTTGTGCTGTTATTGGGCAAAGAAGTGATGGAAGTGCATGACACAGTTCCAGATGGCAATGGATTCAACCAAAAGATTGAAGGATTCTCTGGCACATTTAGTAAAGTTATTCACGGAAACTTAAGTTTGGGTGAATTTGTTCTTGGCCTTTCACATGTTTTATCAAACGCCACTGAACTCAAATTCAACGTTCTAGGCTTCAAGGGTGTTGAATCAGAAACTAACAGTCCTGATTGTATTGACAAGGTAGCATTACCAGAGAATAAGGTAGTTGAGAAGGATTCATCGCAAAGATTTCAAAATGATTGTGTCCACATTTCTAATCATTCTAACCCTGAAGTTCCTGATGATGGAAATCTTGTCTCCGGCTATGAACCAAATGCGGCGCCATGCAAAATCTCACTGGAGGAGTTTGAACAAATGAAATCAGAGAAAGATAACCTGGCAACGGATTTGGCAAGATGTTCTGAAACTCTAGAGATGACAAAGTCTCAATTACAGGAAACTGAGCAGCTTCTTGCTGAAGCTAAATCACAATTTGCTTCTGCTAAAAATTCAAATAGCTTAGCCGAAACGCAGCTGAAATGTATGGCAGAAtcatacaggtcactagagTCACGAGCTCAGGAGTTAGAAACTGAATTGAATCTTCTGCGTGTCAGAACCGATACTCTGGAAAGTGAGCTACAAGAAGAGAAAAGCAACCATCAAGATGCTTTGGCCAGATGCATGGAACTTCAAGATCAGTTGAAAAG CATTGAGCGTTTGGAAGCTGAGactgaattcaagacaaagCAG GACAGGGAGTTGGCAGATGCAGCGGAGAAGCTTGTCGAGTGTCAAGAAACCATATATCTTCTTGGCAAACAATTGAAAGCATTGCACCCTCAAACAGAGGTCATGGGCTCTCCGTACAGTGAGAGGAGTCAACGATTCACTGAGGATGAACCCACTTCCAGTTCCAAGAACTTGCAAGACTCAGAAAAAGGTGAGACGGAAGGCACTTCTTCTGCCAATGTAAACAGGGCAGGCAGCGAGTCTCCCATCAACCTGTATAACTCTGCATGCCCATCGGACGCAGAGGCAGGCATACACTTAAAATCACCAGTCAGTTCCAAAAGTCCGAAACACAGGTCTTCCAAGTCAACTTCCTCATCTACGTCTTCTACCCCAACACCAGAGAAACATCAGCGTGGCTTCAGCAGATTCTTCTCCTCGAAAGGAAAGAACGGTTATTAG